In the Bacillota bacterium genome, one interval contains:
- a CDS encoding thiamine pyrophosphate-dependent enzyme, protein MSDGKVYREVFGKPKCLTDNPFLYCPGCGHGLAHRLVAETIDELGLQSKSIIITSIGCSVRCWRNFDVDVIQGPHGRALAIATGVKRAQPDQFVFTYQGDGDLTSIGMAETMHAASRGEAISVVFINNAVFGATGGQMAPTTLVGQKTTTYPKGRDPKWTGPPIRLSEILAQLPATAYIARGAVSSPKNVLTAKKYVRRAFETQLNGGGFGLVEILSPCPVNLKLDPVAAMRWVDENLIPYYPLGEIKTSKGVS, encoded by the coding sequence CCGGGCTGCGGGCACGGCCTGGCCCACCGGCTGGTCGCCGAGACCATCGACGAGTTGGGTCTCCAAAGCAAATCGATCATCATCACCAGCATCGGCTGCTCCGTCAGGTGCTGGCGCAACTTCGACGTTGACGTCATCCAGGGACCCCATGGCCGGGCCCTGGCCATCGCCACCGGGGTGAAGCGGGCCCAGCCGGACCAGTTTGTCTTCACCTACCAGGGCGACGGCGACCTGACCTCGATCGGCATGGCCGAGACCATGCATGCCGCGTCCCGAGGGGAAGCGATCAGCGTCGTCTTCATCAACAACGCCGTCTTTGGAGCGACCGGCGGCCAGATGGCCCCAACCACCCTGGTCGGGCAGAAGACGACGACCTATCCGAAGGGCCGAGACCCGAAGTGGACCGGCCCGCCGATCCGCCTCTCGGAGATCCTGGCTCAGCTCCCGGCGACGGCCTACATCGCCAGGGGGGCGGTGTCCTCGCCGAAGAACGTCCTCACCGCCAAGAAGTACGTTCGCCGGGCCTTCGAGACTCAACTGAACGGGGGCGGTTTCGGCCTCGTCGAGATCCTCTCGCCCTGCCCGGTCAACCTCAAGCTCGATCCGGTGGCCGCGATGCGCTGGGTCGATGAGAACCTGATCCCTTACTACCCCCTCGGGGAGATCAAGACTTCCAAGGGGGTGAGCTGA
- a CDS encoding 2-oxoacid:acceptor oxidoreductase family protein — MKTEYRIAGFGGQGILFLGQTMAYAAMLAGKETVWTASYGPEMRGGTANCAVVIADQTVRSPLVYQPDVALIFNKPSLERFGPDVKPGGLVLLVAELIDTELKRSDVTVFRVPARRLAEEIGAPKSLNMVMLGALAAVHPTLDLARVEAGVRKITSGSKETLLETNLKAIHQGYYVMRRSKDLAAASKAGV, encoded by the coding sequence ATGAAGACCGAGTATAGGATCGCCGGCTTCGGCGGCCAGGGGATCCTCTTCCTCGGCCAGACCATGGCCTACGCGGCCATGCTGGCCGGCAAGGAGACCGTCTGGACCGCCTCCTATGGTCCGGAGATGCGGGGCGGGACGGCCAACTGCGCGGTCGTCATCGCCGACCAGACGGTCCGGTCGCCGCTGGTCTACCAGCCGGACGTGGCCCTCATCTTCAACAAGCCGTCGCTGGAGCGGTTCGGTCCCGACGTCAAGCCGGGCGGACTGGTCCTCTTGGTGGCCGAACTGATCGACACCGAGCTGAAGCGGAGCGACGTGACGGTCTTCCGGGTGCCCGCCCGGCGGCTGGCCGAAGAGATCGGGGCCCCCAAGTCCCTGAACATGGTGATGCTGGGCGCCCTCGCCGCCGTCCATCCGACCCTCGACTTGGCCCGGGTCGAGGCGGGGGTTCGCAAGATCACCTCGGGGAGCAAGGAGACCCTGCTCGAGACGAACCTCAAGGCAATCCACCAAGGCTACTATGTCATGCGGCGGTCAAAGGATTTGGCGGCCGCTTCGAAAGCGGGGGTTTGA
- a CDS encoding 4Fe-4S dicluster domain-containing protein: MAAYVTFDERMCKGCGLCVHFCAKKALGLSERINAAGYPVAALVKPEQCNGCALCAVMCPEVAIKVYKEAASQ; the protein is encoded by the coding sequence ATGGCGGCTTACGTGACCTTTGACGAGAGGATGTGCAAGGGCTGCGGCCTGTGCGTCCACTTCTGCGCCAAGAAGGCCCTGGGCCTGTCGGAGCGGATCAACGCCGCCGGCTACCCGGTGGCCGCCCTGGTCAAGCCGGAACAGTGCAACGGCTGCGCCCTCTGTGCCGTGATGTGTCCGGAGGTGGCCATCAAGGTTTACAAGGAGGCGGCTTCGCAGTAG